One region of Mucilaginibacter sp. 14171R-50 genomic DNA includes:
- a CDS encoding RNA polymerase sigma factor — MEINKHFTENAKNDFHLVVKAKGGNQKAYADLMHRYKDSIYFMVLKMVNNKEDAMDLTVETFAKAFEKLEKYQPEYAFSTWLFRVATNNCIDFIRKKKLSTQSIHSMMDEEGDEKPLQIKSDGLNPEETSIKKQQTEELKVLIDSLPIRYRNLITLRYFDELSYEEIAQQLDLPLGTVKAQLFRARYLLGNIINRYNKDDI; from the coding sequence ATGGAAATAAATAAACATTTCACCGAAAATGCTAAAAACGATTTCCATCTGGTTGTAAAGGCAAAGGGAGGTAACCAAAAAGCTTATGCCGACCTAATGCACCGGTATAAAGATTCGATATATTTTATGGTGTTAAAAATGGTTAACAACAAAGAGGACGCCATGGACCTTACCGTTGAAACCTTTGCTAAAGCTTTTGAAAAACTGGAAAAGTACCAGCCCGAATATGCGTTTAGCACATGGCTTTTCCGCGTAGCAACCAACAATTGTATCGATTTTATACGCAAGAAGAAGCTTAGCACGCAATCCATACATAGCATGATGGATGAAGAAGGTGACGAAAAACCGCTTCAAATAAAATCAGACGGCTTGAACCCCGAAGAAACATCCATCAAAAAACAACAAACCGAAGAACTAAAAGTATTGATAGATAGTTTACCCATACGCTACCGTAACCTGATAACCCTGCGCTACTTTGACGAACTTTCGTACGAGGAAATAGCTCAACAGCTTGATCTGCCCCTGGGTACGGTTAAGGCGCAGTTATTCAGGGCCAGGTATTTGTTAGGTAATATCATTAACCGTTATAATAAGGATGACATCTGA
- a CDS encoding glycosyltransferase, with translation MEVYIHEALFVLFQLCFIVQLYYLLSNHSRLTRYAPAQQLPPPTVPVSVIISARNEARNLTENLPYILQQNYPDYEVVVINDCSTDDSDMILLEIKQEFPHLKIVTITEHERYKTGKKFALTLGIKAAKNEHLLFTDADCKPATLNWITLMAAGFTGSTQIVLGYSPYTRTGNFLNPFIRFETVKTAISYLSAALNGDAYMGIGRNLAYTKSLFFKAKGFASHMHVISGDDDLFVNQNATPGNTSIQIHPDTFTYTDAKTTLSGWFRQKKRHMGVGKLYKNSHRRMLSFDAVSGFLFYVLFILCLVFKFEPLLIIGVFVFRWMLQLLVYSKVFKKLDNGDLVWALPFFDMIYYIYLNVFGLIGTFIKTTRWK, from the coding sequence TTGGAAGTTTATATTCACGAGGCGCTATTTGTTCTGTTTCAGCTATGTTTTATTGTTCAGCTGTATTACCTGCTAAGTAACCACAGCCGGCTTACCCGCTATGCACCTGCGCAGCAACTTCCGCCGCCAACTGTACCCGTTTCGGTTATCATCAGCGCACGTAACGAGGCCCGTAATTTGACGGAAAACCTGCCTTATATTTTGCAGCAAAACTATCCGGATTATGAAGTGGTAGTTATAAACGATTGCTCTACCGACGATTCGGACATGATACTGCTGGAGATAAAACAGGAGTTCCCCCATCTTAAAATTGTAACGATCACGGAGCATGAGCGGTATAAAACCGGTAAAAAGTTTGCCCTTACACTGGGTATAAAAGCCGCCAAAAACGAACATCTTTTGTTCACCGATGCCGATTGCAAGCCGGCTACCCTTAATTGGATAACCCTTATGGCGGCCGGTTTTACGGGTTCAACACAAATTGTTTTAGGTTATTCGCCATACACCCGCACCGGTAACTTCCTGAATCCTTTCATCAGGTTCGAAACCGTAAAAACCGCTATAAGTTACCTTTCGGCAGCGCTTAACGGCGATGCTTATATGGGTATAGGCCGCAACCTGGCGTATACCAAATCGTTGTTTTTTAAGGCGAAGGGATTCGCGTCCCACATGCACGTCATATCCGGCGATGACGATCTGTTTGTGAATCAAAACGCCACGCCCGGGAACACCAGTATACAAATACACCCGGATACCTTTACCTATACCGATGCTAAAACCACATTGAGCGGCTGGTTCAGGCAAAAAAAGCGGCATATGGGCGTAGGCAAATTATATAAGAACAGCCACAGGCGAATGCTAAGTTTTGATGCCGTTAGCGGGTTTTTATTTTATGTTTTATTTATATTGTGCCTGGTATTTAAATTTGAACCCCTTTTAATTATAGGCGTTTTTGTTTTCAGGTGGATGCTGCAACTGTTGGTTTATAGCAAAGTATTTAAAAAGCTGGATAACGGCGACCTGGTATGGGCGCTGCCATTTTTTGATATGATATATTATATATACTTAAACGTGTTTGGATTGATAGGTACTTTTATTAAAACAACGCGATGGAAATAA
- the rsmG gene encoding 16S rRNA (guanine(527)-N(7))-methyltransferase RsmG produces MTSDILLKYFPDITAHQQAQFAQLQQLYTFWNSQINVISRKDIDLLYERHVLHSLGITKVMTFLPGENVLDVGTGGGFPGIPLAILFPETNFHLVDSIGKKIKVVTEVAAALGLKNVRATHARAEEIKEQFNFVVSRAVTQLKDFYPWVKGKFKKQSVNKFPNGILYLKGGDLTQEIADAGLAVQQFYLRDYFEEEFFETKQVIYIKG; encoded by the coding sequence ATGACATCTGATATCCTGCTTAAATATTTCCCGGATATTACGGCCCACCAGCAGGCCCAGTTTGCACAACTGCAGCAACTGTACACCTTTTGGAACAGCCAGATCAACGTAATATCCCGAAAGGATATCGACCTGCTTTATGAGCGCCATGTGCTGCACTCGCTCGGGATAACCAAAGTAATGACCTTTTTACCCGGCGAAAACGTACTGGATGTTGGCACGGGTGGGGGTTTCCCGGGCATCCCGCTGGCTATACTTTTTCCCGAAACTAATTTTCACCTCGTAGATTCTATCGGGAAAAAAATTAAGGTGGTTACAGAAGTAGCCGCTGCGTTGGGGCTCAAAAATGTAAGGGCGACACATGCCCGTGCGGAAGAAATTAAAGAGCAATTCAACTTTGTGGTATCGCGCGCAGTTACGCAGCTAAAGGATTTTTACCCCTGGGTGAAAGGCAAATTCAAAAAGCAGTCGGTTAATAAATTTCCAAACGGAATACTGTATTTGAAGGGAGGCGACTTAACGCAAGAAATTGCCGACGCGGGTTTAGCCGTGCAGCAATTCTACCTCAGGGATTATTTTGAGGAGGAGTTTTTTGAAACCAAGCAGGTTATCTATATAAAGGGGTAA